In a single window of the Raphanus sativus cultivar WK10039 chromosome 9, ASM80110v3, whole genome shotgun sequence genome:
- the LOC108825610 gene encoding autophagy-related protein 8a, whose protein sequence is MAKNSFKLSNPLEVRMAESSRIREKYQDRVPVIVEKAEQSDVPDIDKKKYLVPADLTVGQFVYVVRKRIKLGAEKAIFVFVKNTLPPTAALMSATYEEHKDEDGFLYMTYSGENTFGSAC, encoded by the exons ATGGCTAAGAACTCCTTCAAGCTCTCTAATCCTCTTG AGGTAAGAATGGCTGAATCTAGTCGTATCAGAGAGAAGTACCAAGACAGAGTTCCC GTGATTGTGGAGAAAGCTGAACAGAGTGATGTTCCTGACATTGACAAGAAGAA gtATCTTGTACCAGCTGATCTAACCGTTGGGCAATTCGTATACGTTGTGAGGAAAAGAATCAAGCTTGGAGCCGAGAAAGCAATCTTTGTCTTTGTCAAGAACACGTTACCTCCAactg CGGCGTTGATGTCTGCAACCTATGAAGAACACAAAGACGAAGATGGGTTTCTCTACATGACTTACAGTGGAGAGAACACATTTGGATCTGCATGCTAA
- the LOC108825776 gene encoding protein S40-5 — translation MDSRAKRSQSSSRKAPAVRLEGEDEFQEEDVWSVLREVKTPGHEIKVPKSHFSSPSSSTSCTSSPWNIHRNKEVSEAKQSSAPMNVPDWSKVYGNARSKESSSHNLHSRDEDDDDDDGCMVPPHEWVARKLAKTQISSFSMCEGVGRTLKGRDLSKMRNAVLTKTGFLE, via the coding sequence ATGGATTCACGAGCAAAAAGAAGCCAATCTAGTAGCAGAAAGGCTCCTGCAGTGAGGCTAGAAGGGGAAGATGAGTTTCAGGAGGAAGATGTGTGGTCAGTTTTGAGAGAAGTAAAAACTCCAGGTCATGAAATAAAAGTACCCAAAAGTCATTTTTCTTCCCcatcttcttctacttcttgtACATCTTCACCATGGAACATTCATAGAAACAAGGAGGTCTCAGAGGCAAAACAGTCATCTGCACCTATGAATGTTCCTGATTGGTCCAAGGTTTATGGTAACGCAAGGAGCAAGGAGAGTAGTAGTCATAATTTGCATTCTcgtgatgaagatgatgatgatgatgatggttgcATGGTTCCTCCACATGAATGGGTTGCAAGAAAGCTAGCAAAAACACAGATCTCATCTTTTTCCATGTGCGAAGGAGTTGGGAGAACACTCAAAGGAAGAGATCTAAGCAAAATGAGAAATGCTGTTTTGACAAAAACTGGATTCTTggagtaa
- the LOC130500148 gene encoding uncharacterized protein LOC130500148: MPQNPILEIEVFDVWGIDFMGPFPSSYGIKYILVAVDYVSKWVEAIASPTNDARVVTNMFKSIIFPRFGVPRVVISDGGSHFINKLLEGLLRKNGVKHKVATPYHPQTSGQVEVSNREIKSILEKIVGITRKDWSNKLDDALWAYRTAYKTPLGTTPFNLVYGKACHLPVELEYKALWAVKLLNFDIKSAKEKRLFQLHELDEIRMDAFENSRIYKEKTKAFHDKNILKREFREGDHVLLFNSRLKLFPGKLKSRWSGPFKVKEIRPYGAIVLWSADGSYFTVTGQRVKLYKADAPEEDGVSTPLSDPTPA, translated from the coding sequence atGCCTCAAAATCCTATCCTAGAAATTGAGGTCTTTGATGTGTGGGGTATTGACTTCATGGGACCATTTCCTTCATCATATGGGATCAAGTACATTCTTGTGGCTGTTGACTATGTctcaaaatgggtggaagctATTGCTAGTCCCACCAATGATGCTAGAGTGGTGACCAACATGTTCAAGAGTATTATCTTTCCAAGGTTTGGAGTTCCAAGAGTTGTGATCAGTGATGGGGGTTCTCACTTCATTAACAAGCTGCTCGAAGGACTTCTAAGGAAGAATGGTGTGAAGCATAAGGTAGCAACCCCTTACCATCCTCAGACAAGTGGTCAAGTTGAGGTCTCAAACAGAGAGATCAAATCCATTCTGGAGAAGATTGTGGGGATCACGAGGAAAGATTGGTCTAATAAgcttgatgatgcactttgggcCTATAGGACAGCTTACAAGACACCTTTAGGTACCACACCTTTCAACCTTGTCTATGGGAAAGCCTGTCATCTACCTGTGGAGCTTGAGTACAAGGCATTATGGGCAGTGAAGTTGCTGAACTTCGACATCAAAAGTGCTAAGGAGAAAAGACTTTTCCAGCTACATGAGCTCGATGAGATAAGGATGGATGCTTTTGAGAATTCAAGGATCTACAAAGAAAAGACCAAAGCTTTCCATGACAAGAACATTCTGAAAAGAGAGTTCCGAGAGGGAGACCATGTCCTTCTCTTCAACTCTAGGCTGAAGTTGTTTCCAGGAAAGCTCAAGTCAAGGTGGTCCGGTCCATTCAAAGTCAAAGAAATCAGACCTTATGGAGCAATAGTTCTATGGAGCGCTGATGGAAGTTACTTCACAGTGACTGGGCAGAGGGTTAAGCTCTACAAGGCGGATGCACCAGAGGAAGATGGAGtttcaactccactttctgatCCTACCCCAGCCtaa